The genomic DNA ctctgcaatgttatttatggaatttttttagagattaatgttgtaaataaaaattttaataagcaAAAtttaaagggcataacacaaaatgcacttaaaaaatgttaatatagatttgtcagaaaaatataaaaaaatatttatttattttagtaaatagAATATATACTATCTTCGTATCATGATtatataaattgttaattaataaGCTAAAGCCAAAAGGAATCTGTCcatctttttttggtcaactcaTTCGGtataaaaagaagtaaagaacTACGTACCTGATTAGGTAACAAAGTGTCGGTGGGGTTGTCGAAACTCGACCACAGAACCTCGTCAGAATCCCTGAACAGAACGAAGTTTCCGTCGTCAGTTATTCGCCCTCGAGAAACAGAGCCATCACTCAACGATCTCCACAGCTGCTGACCTCGAGGGTCAGTGATAACCAGACCCTCATCTGCGGTTAGTGTAACCTTCGAACCATCAGGGACGAGACCAGTGGCTGTGTCGACGGCTTGAGCGTGCCACACGATGGTCTTGTCAGAAATCTTGTCGAACCAAATGGATAGAGTGAAACCATCTTTTGGTTGGATCTTGCGGAACCCGAAAGCAAAGTCACCCGAAGGGGAACGCCATGAGCTGGAGAATTGTTGGGACTCTGAGGCGGTGAGAGATCCTCCGACAGGAACAGAGCCGTTTATGATGTTCTGAGACAGAACGACAAGTGTTTTTAGTTTCAGGACAAGAACAAGTTGTATCAAACAAGAGATAAACCGCATTTTTCTTGAGCAAAGATGTACGTCGCTGGTAAATTTTTGTCTGCGActttgtgtagtatatattaaagtgtgtgtagtatactagtatatatataagtttaatgTTGAATTGTTTACTGAACGTCGAAAAATGGTTAAGACTTTTGTCTTCGAAGACTTTAAAGtctattattaatttaccaaaaaaaaaaaaagagcttgtGTATAAAGGTTTAATGTTGATTGATTAGTTTACTACTGAACGTATCAAATGGGTTAAGTACAATttagatattttcaaaaaaaaaaccagatttTGAAAAGTCAATAGAGTCGTGGACATGTGTTGTAGAGTCTTTTCAAGGGTTATGAACAAATGTAGTATAGTGTGTTGTGATTACGTACTGATTACATAGTCGTCctttagaaagaaacaaagaatgcTAATTTGTTCCCagtcccttttctttttctctatagcaataattattattataactttataagCACTTCCGCTACGTCAAATGTTCAAGTATAACATAATAtcacctaattaattaattagttgtCTAATATGAGCACATAATGAAACTATTTGGTTAGTTTATATAATTACGGTATATTCAATTTCCTTAAAGAAATTCTAATTGTATAGCAACTTGTGTCACAAGGTGGTGCTGAGTATGTTATATGTATCAACATAATAACAAATATGTTATTCTTTCAACCGTACAATTAAGTATATCAACTTAttaaaacttaatattttttgataCAAAAGTATCAACTTATCAAACAAGTGACACAGAACCACTAGACATAGACTCATCAGTACAAGTGAAAGTGCTATAAGGAGACGGATTTGGAGGCTCATGAACTTGAGTCACACCTTCCAGCATATGTGTAACATTTCTCATGTTAGGTCTCATCTCTGACTCTTCTTGTATACACCATATCGCTATTTTCACATATCTCTCCACCGTCCCCATGTCGTCCATCGCCTCTGAATCTTCCTCAATCAGATCTTCCAACCTTCCATGTCGAAAGCAATCGTAAGCCCAATGGATGAGAATTATGTTATCTTCAAGATCAACGGCTTTCTTGCAGCACACGATTTCTAAAAGCATCACTCCATAGCTATAAACATCTACTTTGGATGTAATGGGACCCTTCTTGAACCATTCGGCTGCAACATAACCTTTCGTTCCACGGATGTTCGTGAGCGTATGCGTTTGGTTAAACATCAAAAGCTTCGCTAGACCAAAGTCTGAGATCCGAGGAATGTAATACTCATCTAGAAGTATGTTTTGCGGTTTTATGTCGCAGTGTATTATCTGCTCGCTGCACTCTTCGTGTAGATACAAGATTCCACGGGCAATGTCTGCCGCGATTCGCTTTCTAGCTTCCCATCTTGGTCTCGGACGCCTGAAGAGAAAATTGGCTAATGTTCCGTGCGGCAAGAACTCGTAAACGATCATCCGTGTCTGTCCTTCGTTACAGAAGCCAATGAGCCTTACTAGGTTCTTGTGGTGAATCTGACCGATCACTTTATTAACCTCGTTATTGAAATCTTTCTCGTTATCTTGAGCAAGACGATCTAGTTTTTTGACAGCCACGGTAACTTCTGAATCACCGTTAACTTTAATGAATCCTTTGTAAACGATTCCAAACGCCCCTCTTCCAAGCTCTTCCGTGAAATCTCCTGTAGCTTCCACGAGCTCTCCGTATGTAAAAACCCTCAGATTCAACTCATTTGCAGTACCTCTTGATTCATTCTTGTTCAAcgtcttactcttcttctttacgTACAGAGCAATAAATATGAATATCACAAAAGCTGAAGTTCCAAGTAGAACCGAACAAGCAATGATTAAGGAGTCACGgttttttgctctcttttcGGTAATTGGACCATCAACAATGGCGCGGTTTAGAACCTTAATGAATGTATCACCATCACCAGTTGGAGTTCTTATACCGTGAGACAAcggaaacttcttcttccaacatttAAGATCTCGATTGGTTCCAAAAACAACCGCAGCACAGAAACAGTCGTTAAGACAAGCAGCTTTACATCTTTCTTCATCATAGTTGGTGTAACTCTCGTAATCACCATACGGCCAATTCGTCTTCTCTAAAGTAATAAACTCGTAAAGATTCACATCTAAGTTTGCAGTTTGGTTATTTTCCAATCCACAAGTCTGCATCTCAAAATCTGGCACGCAATCACCATACTCATTGCTAGGGTCCTTCAGCACGAACCTCTCAGGACATACACATTTCGGTCTCTTGTTGTTACTTAGACTGCATATATTATTATACCCACAAGCCGTATTCCCAAGTGGATCAGCGTGCCCACATATATTATCTGGCACAGCCCAATCAAACACCCACCCACTGTTCTCCTGCCCACCTTTGGGATGATAGTACTCAGCAAAAACCCCGTCGAAATGTAGAACGGCACGGCGATAGACGTCTCTAGAAGATTCCCCATCTTTGTCTTTGAGAACGAATGTTGAATTGTTCATTTGAAGAACATACATGTACCCTGACTTGCTGTAGATTAATCTAATTCCGGGGCTGTTTGGATCCTTCGTATTACTTTGGTAGTACTTAAAGTATATGTCTGATTCTGAGACGGTCTCAGCGTTGAGAGTGAGAAGCTGAAGATTTCCATCGTTATTTAGACGTAGGCTGAATCTTCCTTTCTTGAAGCTTGTCTCCGTCATACGAGATGACAGATTCTTTCCAACTTCTATATTCTGCGTTCATTAATAATACCCATCCGTAAGGACTACTTACGAGTACACATGTTAATCAATTAAGTCGATTCTAAAACAACTAAAACGTCTTTTTGACAATAGGATCATTACAAGTACCGGctaaacctttttctttttaaattgcGTTTCTAACTTAAtatttgtcaaaaagaaaaagtttatttatttatttatttttgtaaatagaaTAAATATTATCTTCGTAGCATgattatataaattgtttaCTTAATAAGCTAAAGCCAAAAGGAATTTCTCCATCTTAGGTCGAGTCATTCGTTATAAAGGAAGTAAAGAATTAAGTACCTGATTAGGTAACAAAGTGTCGGTGGGGTTATCGAAGCTCGACCACACAACCTCGTCCGAAACTCGGAACAGAACAAAGTTTCCGTCGTCAGTTATGCGCCCTCGAGAAACAGAGCCACCACTCAACGATCTCCACAGCTGCTGACCTCGAGTGTCAGTGATAACCAGACCCTCATCTGCGGTTAATGTAACCTTCGAACCATCAGGGACGAGACCAGTGGCTGTGTTGACGGCTTGTGCGTGCCACACGATGGTCTTGTCAGAAATCTTGTCGAACCAAATGGATA from Camelina sativa cultivar DH55 chromosome 2, Cs, whole genome shotgun sequence includes the following:
- the LOC104738323 gene encoding LOW QUALITY PROTEIN: G-type lectin S-receptor-like serine/threonine-protein kinase RLK1 (The sequence of the model RefSeq protein was modified relative to this genomic sequence to represent the inferred CDS: inserted 1 base in 1 codon; deleted 1 base in 1 codon) → MRFISCLILQLVLVLKLKTLVVLSQNIINGSVPVGGSLTASESQQFSSSWLSPSGDFAFGFRKIQPNDGFILSIWFDKISDKTIVWHAQAVNTATGLVPDGSKVTLTADEGLVITDTRGQQLWRSLSGGSVSRGRITDDGNFVLFRVSDEVVWSSFDNPTDTLLPNQNIEVGKNLSSRMTETSFKKGRFSLRLNNDGNLQLLTLNAETVSESDIYFKYYQSNTKDPNSPGIRLIYSKSGYMYVLQMNNSTFVLKDKDGESSETSIAVPFYISTGFLLSTIIPKVGRRTVGGCLIGLCXDNICGHADPLGNTACGYNNICSLSNNKRPKCVCPERFVLKDPSNEYGDCVPDFEMQTCGLENNQTANLDVNLYEFITLEKTNWPYGDYESYTNYDEERCKAACLNDCFCAAVVFGTNRDLKCWKKKFPLSHGIRTPTGDGDTFIKVLNRAIVDGPITEKRAKNRDSLIIACSVLLGTSAFVIFIFIALYVKKKSKTLNKNESRGTANELNLRVFTYGELVEATGDFTEELGRGAFGIVYKGFIKVNGDSEVTVAVKKLDRLAQDNEKDFNNEVNKVIGQIHHKNLVRLIGFCNEGQTRMIVYEFLPHGTLANFLFRRPRPRWEARKRIAADIARGILYLHEECSEQIIHCDIKPQNILLDEYYIPRISDFGLAKLLMFNQTHTLTNIRGTKGYVAAEWFKKGPITSKVDVYSYGVMLLEIVCCKKAVDLEDNIILIHWAYDCFRHGRLEDLIEEDSEAMDDMGTVERYVKIAIWCIQEESEMRPNMRNVTHMLEGVTQVHEPPNPSPYSTFTCTDESMSSGSVSLV